The following coding sequences lie in one Flavobacterium sediminis genomic window:
- a CDS encoding ribonuclease Z, with protein sequence MKLTVLGCYAATPRTLTNPTSQLFEIKNQMFLIDCGEGTQVQLRKHKIKFSRINHIFISHLHGDHLYGLIGLISTFTLLNRVNDLHVYGPKGIKEIILLQLKASASYTSYNLYFHELESKESELIYEDDHVTVRTIPLAHRIYTNGYLFREKNSQRKINIDEVKKYDIDVCYYQKIKNGGDVVLEDGTVVDNKLLTFNPEPEKSYAFCSDTVFNPGMVPLIKNVDVLYHESTFLESEAHLAERTMHSTAIQAATIAKEAEVKHLVLGHYSTRYASIDAFKEEAEAIFPNVLLADDGISFDF encoded by the coding sequence ATGAAATTAACCGTTTTAGGCTGTTATGCAGCAACTCCGAGAACTTTAACGAATCCTACTTCCCAACTTTTTGAAATCAAAAACCAGATGTTTTTGATTGATTGCGGAGAGGGAACTCAGGTGCAACTTCGTAAACATAAGATCAAGTTTTCCCGGATTAACCATATTTTTATTTCGCATTTACATGGTGACCACCTTTATGGACTGATCGGATTGATCTCTACTTTTACACTACTTAACAGAGTTAACGATCTGCACGTTTACGGTCCAAAAGGGATTAAGGAAATTATACTTTTACAACTGAAAGCTTCAGCTTCCTATACAAGTTATAATCTTTATTTTCATGAATTAGAATCTAAAGAAAGTGAGTTGATCTATGAAGACGATCATGTAACGGTGAGAACGATTCCTCTGGCACATCGTATATATACAAATGGTTATCTTTTCCGGGAAAAGAATAGCCAGCGAAAGATCAATATAGATGAGGTTAAAAAATACGATATTGATGTATGTTATTATCAAAAGATCAAGAACGGAGGAGATGTAGTTTTAGAGGATGGAACTGTTGTAGATAATAAGTTGTTGACTTTTAACCCAGAACCGGAGAAAAGTTACGCTTTTTGTAGTGATACGGTTTTTAATCCCGGAATGGTTCCTTTAATCAAAAATGTAGATGTATTGTATCATGAATCTACTTTTTTAGAATCAGAAGCTCATTTAGCGGAAAGAACTATGCATTCTACGGCTATACAAGCGGCAACAATAGCAAAAGAAGCTGAGGTTAAACATTTGGTTTTGGGGCATTATTCTACACGTTATGCTTCTATTGATGCCTTTAAGGAAGAGGCTGAGGCTATTTTTCCGAATGTGTTATTAGCGGATGACGGTATTTCGTTTGATTTCTAA
- a CDS encoding cation:proton antiporter — protein MNFAIIITICVLLLLAYLFTITSSKTKIPSVILLLLLGWVVKQATEVIHLVTPDLEPLLEFFGTIGLVLIVLEGSLELDLNKRKLPFVAKTVVTAILPLIITAFVIGHFFYYFLDATYKEGLINAIPLCIISSAIAISSVGNLGVFNKEFAIYESSLSDILGVLFFNFLALNTVINLETLGNFTLEVFLMLLISFIATAFLAFLLSRIDHHVKFAPIILLIILIFAISEIYHLPALIFIMLFGLFLGNFDELDRFKFIQKLKPRTLNREVVKFKELIGEAAFLVRSLFFLLFGFLMKTEDILNPNTLELALGIVALIYLVRAIQLKVFKVKLMPLLFIAPRGLITILLFLKIPLESKIPLVNKALIIQVIVLSALVMMIGLIFDKKDKVQVEEEPVDEEKNEVLP, from the coding sequence ATGAATTTCGCTATTATCATCACTATATGTGTTTTACTTTTATTAGCTTATTTATTTACTATTACTTCTTCAAAGACAAAGATACCTTCGGTTATCTTATTATTGCTTTTAGGTTGGGTAGTAAAACAAGCTACAGAAGTGATCCATTTAGTCACTCCGGATCTGGAGCCGCTTTTAGAATTTTTCGGAACAATCGGTTTGGTGCTGATCGTTCTTGAGGGATCTTTAGAGCTGGATCTGAACAAGCGGAAATTACCTTTTGTAGCGAAAACGGTTGTGACGGCAATATTACCTTTGATCATTACAGCCTTTGTTATCGGACACTTTTTTTATTATTTTTTAGATGCAACTTATAAAGAGGGCTTAATTAATGCAATTCCTTTGTGTATCATCAGTAGTGCAATTGCTATTTCCAGTGTGGGGAATTTAGGTGTATTTAACAAAGAGTTTGCTATTTATGAAAGTAGTTTGTCAGATATTCTCGGTGTTTTATTTTTTAATTTTTTAGCGCTTAATACTGTGATCAACCTTGAAACTCTCGGGAATTTTACCTTAGAGGTTTTCTTAATGTTACTGATCTCATTTATAGCAACAGCATTTTTAGCATTTTTGTTGAGTAGGATAGACCACCATGTGAAATTTGCTCCGATTATTTTATTGATCATATTGATCTTTGCAATTTCTGAAATATACCATTTGCCGGCATTGATTTTTATTATGTTATTCGGTTTATTTCTTGGAAATTTTGACGAGTTAGATCGTTTTAAATTCATTCAGAAGCTAAAACCCAGAACATTGAACCGGGAAGTAGTTAAGTTTAAAGAACTGATAGGAGAGGCCGCTTTTTTAGTTCGTTCACTGTTCTTTTTATTGTTTGGCTTTTTAATGAAAACGGAAGATATATTAAATCCTAATACGCTAGAGTTGGCTCTGGGAATTGTAGCATTGATCTACTTGGTCAGAGCGATTCAGCTAAAAGTGTTTAAAGTAAAATTGATGCCGTTATTATTTATTGCTCCTCGAGGGTTGATCACGATCTTATTGTTCTTGAAAATCCCTTTGGAGAGTAAGATTCCTTTAGTCAATAAAGCATTGATTATTCAGGTTATTGTTTTGTCAGCTCTGGTTATGATGATAGGGTTGATCTTTGACAAAAAAGATAAGGTACAGGTAGAAGAAGAACCCGTAGATGAAGAAAAAAATGAGGTACTTCCTTAA
- a CDS encoding aspartate carbamoyltransferase catalytic subunit gives MKTLSVNHLIGIKYITKEDIELIFETADHFKEVINRPIKKVPSLRDITIANIFFENSTRTKLSFELAQKRLSADVISFSAAQSSVKKGETLIDTVNNILSMKVDMVVMRHSSPGAAHFLSQNVKASIVNAGDGAHEHPTQALLDSFTIREKLGEVRGKKVVIVGDILHSRVALSNIFALQMQGAEVKVCGPKTLLPKYIEQLGVKVEPDLRKALEWADVANMLRVQNERLDFSYFPTTREYSQQFGVTKELLDSLDKEITIMHPGPINRGVEITSDVADSKQSVILNQVENGVAIRMAVIYLLASKIQ, from the coding sequence ATGAAAACACTTTCGGTAAATCATTTAATAGGAATTAAATACATCACCAAAGAAGATATTGAATTAATTTTTGAAACGGCAGACCATTTTAAAGAAGTGATCAACCGTCCCATTAAAAAAGTACCTTCTTTACGGGATATAACTATTGCGAATATCTTTTTTGAGAACAGTACCCGTACTAAACTTTCCTTTGAATTGGCTCAAAAACGTCTTTCTGCTGACGTGATTAGCTTTTCGGCAGCGCAATCATCGGTAAAAAAAGGAGAGACATTGATTGATACGGTAAATAATATTTTATCGATGAAGGTTGATATGGTTGTTATGCGCCATAGTTCGCCGGGAGCAGCACATTTTTTATCTCAGAACGTTAAAGCCAGTATAGTAAATGCCGGAGACGGAGCACATGAGCATCCCACACAGGCATTATTGGATAGTTTTACTATTCGTGAAAAATTAGGAGAAGTAAGAGGAAAGAAAGTAGTCATTGTGGGTGATATTTTACACTCAAGGGTAGCGCTTTCCAATATTTTTGCACTGCAAATGCAAGGAGCCGAAGTTAAAGTTTGCGGACCTAAAACATTACTACCTAAATATATTGAGCAATTAGGTGTAAAAGTGGAACCCGATTTAAGAAAAGCTTTAGAATGGGCTGATGTGGCTAATATGCTTCGCGTACAGAATGAACGTCTGGACTTTAGTTATTTCCCGACAACCCGCGAATATTCACAGCAATTCGGGGTAACAAAAGAGTTACTGGATTCCTTAGATAAAGAGATTACGATCATGCATCCGGGACCGATTAACAGAGGTGTTGAAATTACATCGGATGTAGCCGATTCTAAACAATCTGTTATTCTGAATCAGGTTGAGAACGGAGTGGCAATACGAATGGCTGTAATTTATCTTTTGGCGAGTAAAATTCAATAA
- a CDS encoding LETM1-related biofilm-associated protein: MINPSISGWIDKYFHENENNFIDFKGSFTSFYKTVRESGFIYGYTISFNLKESYPIEKFSQDEITKVGLLTSLYYVYTLVTGDTDSKNFIKTAKNFYKEVQHENYIFLKNILPSANNSSKLEVIINDRIQTNANFISKNFSHIITNALLFIDVLAFFNYLKAKNHFSAKYIKDFELCCIKIVSLALNVKQNKTKYDELIIKLFENSLRYTKSPEFEESSLEKLNFQDYPHILERLYLLDLTEMALWNDEKLESKELQFLNEIIIRLQLEHINLDNSCQNIDQFISKYKEEIPYFNYSNPVKHFYDQTNKTVTKLIIRNKNRLIKEISESKELMILLLQSTSRELDETEKKKVKKQLLDICKTIPSLTIFLLPGGGILLPILIKYIPQLLPSSFNENLED, translated from the coding sequence ATGATAAACCCCTCTATATCAGGTTGGATTGATAAATATTTCCATGAAAACGAGAATAATTTCATCGATTTCAAGGGAAGTTTCACCTCTTTCTACAAAACCGTCAGAGAGTCGGGCTTCATTTATGGCTATACCATTTCGTTCAACTTAAAAGAAAGCTATCCTATCGAAAAGTTTTCTCAGGACGAAATCACTAAGGTAGGACTGTTAACTTCTTTGTATTATGTTTACACTTTAGTAACCGGTGATACCGATAGCAAAAACTTTATCAAAACGGCCAAAAACTTCTATAAAGAAGTTCAGCACGAAAATTATATTTTTTTAAAGAACATTCTCCCCTCTGCTAATAATAGTTCCAAACTGGAAGTGATTATTAATGACAGGATACAGACCAATGCAAACTTTATCAGTAAGAACTTTTCTCATATTATTACTAATGCTTTGCTTTTTATTGATGTTTTAGCTTTCTTTAACTATCTGAAAGCTAAAAATCATTTTTCAGCGAAATATATCAAAGATTTTGAGCTTTGCTGTATCAAAATAGTATCATTAGCTCTGAATGTAAAGCAAAACAAAACCAAATATGATGAACTGATCATTAAACTATTTGAAAACTCGCTTCGCTATACTAAATCTCCGGAATTTGAAGAAAGCAGTTTAGAAAAGCTGAACTTTCAGGATTATCCGCACATCCTTGAACGTTTATATCTTTTAGACCTAACCGAAATGGCGCTGTGGAATGATGAAAAATTAGAATCAAAAGAACTTCAGTTCTTAAATGAGATCATTATCCGTTTACAATTAGAACATATCAATTTAGATAACAGTTGTCAAAACATTGATCAATTTATCTCAAAATACAAAGAAGAAATTCCTTATTTCAATTATTCTAATCCGGTTAAACACTTTTACGACCAAACGAATAAAACGGTTACTAAGCTTATCATTCGCAATAAAAACAGACTGATCAAAGAAATAAGTGAAAGCAAAGAACTTATGATTTTACTCCTGCAATCCACCTCTCGCGAACTGGATGAAACAGAAAAAAAGAAAGTAAAAAAACAGCTACTTGACATTTGTAAAACAATACCGTCTTTGACCATTTTTTTACTTCCGGGAGGAGGAATCTTATTACCAATTCTAATTAAATATATACCTCAGCTTCTACCCTCCTCTTTTAATGAAAATCTGGAAGATTAA
- a CDS encoding Dps family protein, producing the protein MKTNTLGLPIKETEKLIEDLNTLLSNFQVYYQNLRGLHWNIRGKRFFDLHLKFEELYNDSQVKIDMIAERVLTLGGTPLHTFSDYLEHNRLKIGKNISKDVEAVQLVIESLTDLLKVEREILNASDAIDDEGTNSMMSDFIKEQEKTIWMLKAWMEEEI; encoded by the coding sequence ATGAAAACAAACACATTAGGCTTACCTATTAAAGAAACGGAAAAATTAATTGAAGATCTAAATACTTTACTTTCTAATTTTCAGGTATATTATCAAAATTTAAGAGGTTTACATTGGAATATCAGAGGAAAGCGCTTTTTTGATTTACACTTAAAGTTTGAGGAATTGTATAATGACTCTCAAGTAAAGATCGATATGATCGCAGAGAGAGTTCTGACACTCGGGGGAACTCCTTTACATACTTTTTCAGATTACTTGGAACATAATCGTTTAAAAATAGGGAAAAACATTTCTAAGGATGTTGAGGCCGTACAATTAGTAATAGAATCGTTAACGGATCTGTTAAAGGTAGAACGTGAAATTTTAAACGCATCCGATGCAATTGATGATGAAGGAACCAACTCTATGATGAGTGATTTTATAAAAGAGCAGGAAAAAACCATCTGGATGCTTAAAGCCTGGATGGAAGAAGAAATTTAA
- a CDS encoding ribonuclease Z, translating into MKIDKRENTTIVRQTKNEIDTFLDNLEKSFHEYEDLNLIVDITVSDDLSVEDLNKFKQLSKVQQKQKKSLVVVAKDIDFHTVPDFLTVVPSVLEAHDIIEMEEIERDLGF; encoded by the coding sequence ATGAAGATCGATAAAAGAGAAAATACAACGATTGTAAGACAAACTAAGAACGAAATTGATACGTTTTTGGATAATTTAGAGAAGAGTTTTCATGAGTATGAAGACTTAAATCTGATTGTTGATATTACTGTTTCTGATGACTTAAGTGTAGAGGATTTGAACAAATTTAAACAATTAAGCAAAGTACAACAGAAACAAAAAAAGTCATTAGTAGTAGTAGCTAAGGATATTGATTTTCATACTGTTCCGGATTTTCTGACTGTAGTGCCCTCAGTTTTAGAGGCTCATGATATTATTGAAATGGAGGAAATAGAAAGAGATCTGGGCTTTTAA
- a CDS encoding SRPBCC family protein encodes MKIAKYIILLLALLGVAFVVFITTQPKHFSVSTSFTVNHPKDSVSQFVSDGSKWKSWFNRFESNTENTFTTENDSFKWINENTKGSFSLAKRYQNDSLVQKMNYNGIQGTSKWDFTPNSDSQKTDISWHISGDLSFRWKVVALLNGGIENFFRNKQQNALQEINKQIVDAILFHQVSVTGIITKHETNYVFKKDSVALSDFQKAFSKSKVEVSLFVKQNNIETNGQPFVLVYQNSKYNRFATCYPVTEEIITTTNSKIDAAKLNEFQALKVTFKGNPSFKNEVFTKAKEYLEKNQYTFDEKEFKWLEIHKEEINSKGTVSETIEYYFPVKRKHIPVVSLQDSVQNNTSDQTEIVTTSDSL; translated from the coding sequence ATGAAAATTGCTAAATATATCATTTTATTATTAGCACTTCTTGGTGTTGCCTTTGTGGTTTTCATTACCACACAACCTAAGCATTTTTCAGTCAGCACTTCCTTTACAGTCAATCACCCTAAAGATTCGGTTTCTCAATTTGTTTCTGACGGCTCCAAATGGAAGTCTTGGTTTAACCGTTTTGAATCCAATACAGAAAATACTTTTACTACAGAGAACGATTCGTTCAAATGGATCAACGAAAATACAAAAGGTTCTTTTTCTCTTGCTAAAAGATACCAAAATGACTCCCTTGTCCAAAAAATGAATTACAATGGCATCCAGGGTACAAGTAAATGGGACTTCACTCCGAATTCTGATTCTCAAAAAACAGATATTTCCTGGCACATATCGGGAGATTTAAGTTTCCGATGGAAAGTAGTTGCTTTACTTAACGGAGGTATTGAAAATTTCTTCAGGAACAAGCAACAAAATGCGCTTCAGGAAATTAATAAGCAAATTGTTGATGCAATTTTATTTCATCAGGTTTCAGTTACCGGGATCATTACTAAACATGAAACGAATTATGTGTTTAAAAAAGATTCCGTAGCACTATCAGATTTTCAAAAAGCCTTTTCAAAGAGCAAAGTTGAAGTTTCTCTTTTTGTAAAACAAAATAATATTGAAACAAATGGTCAACCTTTTGTTTTAGTGTACCAAAATTCAAAATATAACCGATTTGCCACTTGTTATCCGGTAACCGAAGAGATTATTACAACCACAAACAGTAAAATAGATGCTGCCAAACTAAATGAATTTCAAGCACTCAAAGTAACCTTTAAAGGAAACCCTTCTTTTAAAAACGAAGTTTTTACTAAAGCAAAAGAATATTTAGAGAAAAACCAGTATACTTTTGATGAAAAGGAATTTAAATGGCTGGAAATTCATAAAGAAGAAATAAACTCAAAAGGAACGGTCTCTGAAACAATTGAATACTACTTTCCTGTTAAACGTAAGCATATTCCGGTGGTATCACTGCAGGACTCCGTACAAAACAATACTTCTGACCAGACTGAAATAGTAACAACTAGCGATAGTCTTTAG
- a CDS encoding pyrophosphohydrolase domain-containing protein, translating to MKKQLSSVQIFHESFGLGISSLPKADLGESINLLRYNLMKEENEEYFEAVQNGDLIEIADALGDMLYILCGTILEHGLQHKIEDVFEEIQRSNMSKLGENGKPIYREDGKVMKGPNYFKPNIKEVLDL from the coding sequence ATGAAAAAACAGTTAAGCTCAGTACAGATCTTTCACGAATCGTTCGGATTAGGAATAAGCTCTTTACCAAAAGCAGATTTAGGAGAATCTATTAATCTATTGCGGTATAATTTGATGAAAGAAGAAAATGAAGAATATTTTGAAGCCGTTCAAAACGGAGACTTGATTGAGATAGCAGATGCTCTTGGCGATATGCTTTATATTTTGTGCGGAACCATTTTAGAACATGGTTTACAACATAAGATCGAGGACGTTTTTGAAGAGATTCAGCGTAGCAATATGAGTAAATTAGGAGAGAATGGAAAACCGATCTATAGAGAAGACGGTAAAGTAATGAAAGGTCCTAATTATTTTAAGCCGAATATTAAAGAAGTATTGGACTTATAA
- a CDS encoding DUF4920 domain-containing protein has protein sequence MKKNVLAFGILLTLLSCGKDKKEEQVTVVEEPKVEVEYAVFGDSITSEGAISAHEMMEKFSNLKEGDTVDVKFQSSIHEVCQKKGCWMTLGLENDKEAFVKFKDYGFFVPKNAQDKDVVVNGKAFVSVISVDELKHYAKDEGKSQAAIDSITEPEVTYSFMADGVLIHK, from the coding sequence ATGAAGAAAAATGTATTAGCTTTTGGCATTCTTTTGACCTTGTTAAGTTGCGGTAAGGACAAAAAAGAAGAACAAGTAACAGTGGTTGAAGAGCCTAAGGTAGAAGTAGAATATGCTGTTTTCGGCGATTCAATAACGTCTGAAGGAGCAATTTCCGCTCATGAAATGATGGAAAAATTCAGTAATTTAAAAGAAGGAGACACTGTAGATGTTAAATTTCAGTCTTCTATTCATGAAGTATGTCAAAAGAAAGGTTGCTGGATGACATTAGGACTAGAAAATGACAAAGAAGCTTTTGTGAAATTTAAAGATTATGGTTTTTTTGTGCCCAAAAATGCTCAGGATAAAGATGTCGTGGTTAACGGAAAAGCTTTTGTAAGTGTAATCAGTGTGGATGAGTTGAAACATTATGCAAAAGATGAAGGAAAATCACAAGCTGCCATTGACAGCATCACAGAGCCGGAAGTTACCTATTCTTTTATGGCTGATGGTGTTTTAATCCATAAATAG
- the can gene encoding carbonate dehydratase, with the protein MTEFYKKILENNKEWVERKLQISPDYFNNLADGQKPPLLWIGCSDSRVPANEIIGAEPGEVFVHRNIANMVLHTDMSMLSVLDYAVNALKIQHIIVCGHYGCGGVKAAMTNNSIGIIDNWIRHIKDVYRFNRAELDAIADDRERFNRFVELNVKEQVFDLAKTSIVQSAWKKGQDLSIHGWVYGLNSGYVTDLGLNFSSNDDLDEVYKLQF; encoded by the coding sequence ATGACAGAGTTTTATAAAAAAATACTGGAAAATAATAAAGAATGGGTTGAAAGAAAATTGCAGATCAGCCCGGATTATTTTAACAATTTAGCAGATGGACAAAAGCCACCGTTATTGTGGATCGGCTGTTCAGATAGCCGTGTTCCGGCCAATGAGATTATAGGGGCAGAACCGGGAGAGGTTTTTGTACATCGCAACATAGCAAATATGGTTCTGCATACCGACATGAGTATGCTGAGTGTACTGGATTATGCAGTTAATGCACTGAAGATCCAACATATTATTGTATGTGGACACTATGGTTGTGGTGGCGTGAAAGCAGCTATGACCAATAATTCCATCGGGATTATTGATAACTGGATCAGACATATTAAGGATGTTTATCGTTTTAACAGAGCGGAACTTGATGCTATTGCTGATGACAGAGAACGTTTTAATCGTTTTGTAGAGTTGAATGTTAAGGAGCAGGTATTTGATCTGGCCAAAACCTCTATCGTTCAATCTGCATGGAAAAAAGGACAAGATTTAAGTATTCACGGGTGGGTCTACGGATTAAATTCCGGATATGTTACCGACCTAGGATTGAACTTCAGCTCTAATGATGATTTGGATGAAGTGTATAAATTACAATTTTAA
- the pyrR gene encoding bifunctional pyr operon transcriptional regulator/uracil phosphoribosyltransferase PyrR — protein sequence MSQKVLLSAKEISIILHRLACQLIENHQDFKDTVLIGIQPRGKFLAERLVKILTEEYHIQNISLGFLDITFFRDDFRRNEKPLEANKTEIDFVVDDKKIVFIDDVLYTGRSIRAALTAIQSFGRPSEIELLTLIDRRFSRHLPIQPDYRGRQVDAINNEKVVVKWKEYDGEDEVLLELKK from the coding sequence ATGAGTCAAAAAGTTCTGCTTTCAGCAAAGGAAATTTCTATTATTTTGCATCGTTTGGCTTGCCAGTTAATTGAAAATCATCAGGATTTTAAAGATACTGTTCTTATCGGAATTCAACCGCGCGGTAAATTTCTTGCCGAGCGTTTGGTAAAGATTTTAACAGAAGAATATCACATTCAAAATATTTCATTAGGTTTTTTAGATATTACATTTTTCAGGGATGATTTCAGGAGAAATGAAAAACCTCTGGAAGCGAATAAAACGGAGATCGATTTTGTTGTCGACGATAAAAAAATCGTTTTTATAGACGATGTTTTATATACCGGCAGGAGTATTCGGGCAGCATTAACCGCAATACAGTCGTTCGGAAGACCTTCAGAAATAGAATTATTAACGTTAATTGACAGAAGGTTTAGTCGCCATTTACCTATTCAACCGGATTACAGAGGAAGGCAGGTAGATGCCATTAACAATGAAAAAGTAGTGGTTAAGTGGAAAGAATATGACGGAGAAGATGAAGTTTTATTGGAATTGAAAAAATAA
- a CDS encoding branched-chain amino acid aminotransferase: MEIKTLEDIKLNLTERSKINDIDFENLSFGNVFTDHMLVCDFVNGQWKQPEIMPYAPFTIEPSARVFHYGQAIFEGMKAYKDEAGDVWLFRPEQNFARFNKSAVRLAMPEVPEEVFLGGLKKLIQIDKEWVKRGDGKSLYIRPFMIATSSGVIASPSNNYRFMIILSPAKSYYSGEVKVVIADHFSRAANGGIGAAKAAGNYSAQFYPTKLANEKGFQQIIWTDDATHTKLEEAGTMNVFFRINDTLYTAPTSERILDGVTRKSLIELAKKENINVEVRSVLVDELVAAAKDGSLKEIFGAGTAAVVNPIAGFAYKDEYFELPKVEKSYALYLKEKLTNIQNKVADDTFNWTVKI, from the coding sequence ATGGAAATTAAAACTCTCGAGGACATCAAACTCAACTTAACTGAGCGTTCAAAAATTAATGATATTGATTTTGAAAATTTAAGTTTTGGTAATGTTTTCACAGACCACATGTTGGTTTGTGACTTTGTCAACGGCCAATGGAAGCAACCTGAAATTATGCCATACGCGCCATTCACTATTGAACCGTCTGCACGAGTTTTCCATTACGGGCAAGCTATCTTTGAAGGAATGAAAGCGTATAAGGATGAAGCCGGAGATGTATGGCTTTTCAGACCGGAGCAAAATTTTGCCCGTTTCAACAAAAGCGCTGTTCGCTTGGCTATGCCGGAAGTTCCGGAAGAGGTTTTTTTAGGCGGATTAAAAAAATTGATCCAAATTGATAAAGAATGGGTAAAACGTGGTGACGGAAAATCTTTATATATTCGCCCGTTTATGATCGCAACAAGCTCAGGAGTTATTGCTTCTCCTTCTAACAACTACCGATTTATGATCATTCTGTCGCCGGCAAAATCATATTATTCCGGTGAAGTAAAAGTAGTTATTGCCGATCATTTCAGTAGAGCCGCTAACGGTGGTATCGGTGCTGCAAAAGCTGCCGGTAATTATTCCGCACAGTTCTATCCTACAAAATTAGCTAACGAAAAAGGATTCCAGCAAATTATCTGGACTGATGATGCTACTCATACTAAATTAGAAGAAGCCGGAACAATGAATGTTTTCTTCCGTATTAATGATACTTTATATACTGCTCCTACAAGTGAAAGAATTCTGGATGGCGTTACAAGAAAAAGTCTGATCGAACTGGCTAAAAAAGAAAATATCAATGTTGAAGTAAGATCAGTATTGGTTGATGAATTAGTTGCAGCAGCCAAAGACGGTTCGTTAAAAGAAATTTTCGGAGCCGGAACTGCAGCAGTAGTGAATCCTATTGCCGGTTTTGCTTATAAAGACGAATATTTTGAATTGCCTAAAGTTGAAAAATCGTACGCTTTATATTTAAAAGAAAAGCTTACCAATATTCAAAATAAAGTAGCAGATGACACTTTCAACTGGACTGTAAAAATTTAG
- a CDS encoding LysR substrate-binding domain-containing protein has protein sequence MTITQLHYVLAVAEHKNFTLAAEKCFVTQPTLSMQIQKLEEELDVIIFDRSKKPISLTEVGEKIVTQAKNIVNEAGRIKDIVDQQKGYIGGEFKVGIIPTIMPTLLPMFLNNFIHKYPKVNLIIEENTTEEIITKLKNGHLDCAIAATPLEEESIKEIVLYYEPFVAYIPESNKNYNKKEIEINDLNDDNILLLQDGHCFRNGILNLCKNNKFLEEGGFHLESGSFETLIKLADEGLGVTLLPYLHTIDLNEKNKAKLRDFTDPKPAREVSLIYPKNELKIHIIEALRNTISGVIKGAIAFHDVEIISPKLK, from the coding sequence ATGACCATAACTCAACTTCACTATGTTTTAGCTGTTGCCGAACATAAAAATTTTACCCTCGCTGCCGAAAAATGTTTTGTTACCCAACCTACTTTGAGCATGCAAATCCAAAAATTAGAAGAAGAACTGGATGTTATCATCTTTGATCGAAGTAAAAAACCGATCTCCTTAACCGAAGTCGGTGAAAAGATTGTCACTCAGGCTAAAAACATTGTCAATGAAGCCGGAAGAATAAAAGACATTGTCGATCAGCAAAAAGGTTACATAGGAGGAGAATTTAAAGTAGGGATCATTCCGACGATCATGCCGACCTTGTTGCCAATGTTTCTGAATAACTTCATCCACAAGTATCCTAAAGTCAATTTGATTATTGAAGAAAATACTACTGAGGAAATCATTACCAAGTTAAAAAACGGGCACCTGGACTGTGCCATAGCCGCCACTCCTCTGGAAGAAGAGAGTATTAAGGAAATCGTTTTATACTACGAACCGTTTGTTGCCTACATTCCTGAAAGCAATAAGAACTACAACAAAAAAGAAATTGAGATTAACGATCTCAATGACGATAATATCTTATTATTGCAAGATGGACATTGTTTTAGAAACGGAATTTTAAATCTATGTAAAAACAATAAGTTTTTAGAAGAAGGCGGATTTCATTTAGAAAGCGGAAGCTTTGAAACCTTGATCAAATTAGCTGATGAAGGCCTTGGGGTTACACTTTTGCCATACCTACATACGATTGACCTTAATGAGAAGAATAAAGCTAAACTTCGCGATTTTACAGATCCTAAACCTGCCAGAGAAGTGAGTTTGATTTATCCTAAAAACGAACTTAAAATACATATTATAGAAGCACTCCGCAATACCATATCGGGTGTGATCAAAGGAGCTATTGCCTTTCATGATGTAGAAATCATAAGTCCTAAACTAAAATAA